A region of the Sminthopsis crassicaudata isolate SCR6 chromosome 6, ASM4859323v1, whole genome shotgun sequence genome:
AACCACAGAAGGGCAGAGAAAAAATTTGGTATGTTTGTCCTAATATAACTGGTATCCCAATGACCCAGGACCCAATAAGTAGCTGAACACAAATCTTGTGGTTCATTATAAATAAATAGTAGAGAGGCTTACAAATTGCCACATAGCGGTCATATGCCATGGCAGCAAGGAGGAAGCATTCACTGCCTCCCAGACCTAGAATTAAGCATACTTGTGTAGCACAAGCCAGCAAAGAAATAGTTCTCTTCTGTGTCCAAAGATTCATTAGCATTCTGGGGAGAGTGACTGATGTATAACACATTTCCAAGAAGGAAAAGTTTCCAAGGAAATAATACATTGGAGTTTGGAGAGCTGGATCAGcttttgtaattataatgataaGTGTATTTCCTATAATGATACACAggtaaataattaagaaaattccaaaaaggaGGCCTTGAAATTTGGGAATATCAGAAAATCCCAGAAGAATAAATTCTTTCATATCTGTAATATTTCCTCCTGCCATTTCAGAAGAGACAAACAACTTTCTGTATCTGGGACTCAGtattcccatctgtaaaataaggaaattggattAAATAATCTATCATATGCCATTTAGACACAACTTTCTATATTCTATACTCACCATCTGACATGACACCTTAATCTatttcccagcttcttaaactgtggtttgtgtaAGGACCTTGAAACTGAATGTGTTTGTGGGGTGGAAGGGGAATGTCCACAGAATTATAGTTTagtatcagtaaatgttttattcatatgccaattttatatatttataaatccaGGGTCATGCAATAAATTTTCAGGTGAAAATgagtcagaaataaaaataaataggaagcTTTAATCTATATAATCATTGTATTCAGATAACTTAAGTTCTTTTTTCTACAATTTTAAGCTTGAtgaaatttttttgtattatatttttaatgcagaaagctaagtgactcagtggataaaatgctcagcttggaataaaaaaaaaagtcaaaaaaacctaaatttaaatctggctttagactGCTGTTTGACCTTTGACATGTAATTTAACCTTCATTGACTGGCAAGTGAAATGACAAACTacactagtatctttgtcaaaaagccccaaatgaggtcacaaaaagctGGAAATAACCGAAAGTgactaaatacatttttttttctaagatatatttccaagacaattttttttcctatttagtcTGTTTCAAGGTCCTTCCAACTCAAAATTCAGACTCTACAATTTTGACTTAATTAAACTGAAATCCCTAGTACATATTACTAACTGTAAGAAAAattgatgaaattttaaaaataccagtagaaataagatattattt
Encoded here:
- the LOC141547492 gene encoding olfactory receptor 10AG1-like — protein: MAGGNITDMKEFILLGFSDIPKFQGLLFGIFLIIYLCIIIGNTLIIIITKADPALQTPMYYFLGNFSFLEMCYTSVTLPRMLMNLWTQKRTISLLACATQVCLILGLGGSECFLLAAMAYDRYVAICKPLYYLFIMNHKICVQLLIGSWVIGIPVILGQTYQIFSLPFCGSTRLNHIFCDIYPILQVACGDTSVSEIFIYVDVVLFGIVPFLLICGSYVKIIVAILKLPSAIGKSKAFSTCSSHLMVVVLFFGSGIIVYLQPKSSHSAGSDKILSLFYTILTPLCNPMIYSLRNKDFVVTIRKVLSKCSRIGNR